Proteins encoded within one genomic window of Deltaproteobacteria bacterium:
- the nadB gene encoding L-aspartate oxidase yields MVERTDFLVLGNGVAGLSFALKAAKLGTVTVLAKSRRTEANTAYAQGGIAGVLSPEDSFDEHIRDTLEAGAGLCNPAAVELVVRRGPDAIKELAQLGAEFDVRDGDGGLDLTREGGHSHRRIVHAGDITGREVERALLAACDAEKNIRILEEHTAIDLIVDRSARGDGGRCLGAYVLQGDRIDTYLGKITVLATGGAGKVYLYTTNPDVASGDGVAMAYRAGAEIANMEFYQFHPTCLYSPAAKSFLISEALRGEGGILRLKSGEAFMVRYDPRRELATRDVVARAIDSELKRTGDDCVYLDMTHLGRAFLMQRFPNIYATCKEFGIDMAVVPIPVVPAAHFQCGGVRTGLDAQSTVPNLLAIGEVACTGLHGANRLASNSLLEGLVMGGVAAETSKKLLAGYVAPKDTPPAWDSGKAVEPNEAVVVSQNWDEIRRTMWNYVGIVRTDKRLQRARRRLEVLREEIRDYYWQFKVTRDVIELRNLADVAWLIIECASRRKESRGLHFTLDYPNRDDHNGKVETVIRR; encoded by the coding sequence ATGGTCGAACGCACGGACTTCCTCGTTCTGGGCAACGGCGTCGCCGGGCTCTCGTTTGCCCTCAAGGCCGCCAAGCTGGGCACGGTGACGGTGCTCGCGAAGAGCCGCCGCACCGAAGCGAACACGGCGTACGCGCAAGGCGGCATCGCCGGCGTGCTCTCGCCCGAAGACAGCTTCGATGAGCACATCCGCGACACGCTCGAGGCCGGCGCCGGGCTCTGCAATCCCGCCGCGGTGGAGCTCGTCGTCCGCCGCGGGCCGGACGCGATCAAGGAGCTGGCGCAGCTCGGCGCCGAGTTCGACGTGCGCGATGGCGACGGCGGCCTCGACCTCACCCGTGAAGGCGGCCACTCGCACCGCCGCATCGTGCACGCCGGCGACATCACCGGCCGCGAAGTGGAGCGCGCGCTGCTCGCGGCCTGCGACGCGGAGAAGAACATCCGCATCCTCGAGGAGCATACGGCGATCGACCTCATCGTCGACCGCTCGGCGCGCGGCGACGGCGGACGCTGCCTCGGCGCTTACGTACTCCAGGGCGACCGCATCGACACCTACCTCGGCAAGATCACCGTCCTGGCCACGGGCGGCGCGGGCAAGGTGTACCTGTACACGACGAACCCGGATGTAGCGTCGGGCGACGGCGTGGCGATGGCGTACCGCGCGGGCGCCGAGATCGCGAACATGGAGTTTTATCAATTCCATCCCACGTGCCTGTACAGCCCCGCAGCGAAGAGCTTCCTCATCAGCGAGGCGCTGCGCGGTGAGGGCGGCATCCTGCGGCTCAAGAGCGGCGAGGCCTTCATGGTCCGCTACGACCCGCGCCGTGAGCTGGCCACGCGCGATGTGGTCGCGCGCGCGATCGACAGCGAGCTCAAGCGCACCGGCGATGACTGCGTCTACCTCGACATGACGCACCTGGGCCGCGCGTTCTTGATGCAGCGCTTCCCCAACATCTACGCCACCTGCAAGGAGTTCGGCATCGACATGGCCGTGGTGCCGATCCCGGTGGTGCCCGCGGCGCACTTCCAGTGCGGCGGCGTACGCACCGGCCTCGACGCGCAGTCCACCGTGCCCAACCTGCTCGCGATTGGTGAAGTCGCGTGCACCGGCTTGCACGGCGCGAATCGACTCGCGTCGAACTCGCTGCTCGAGGGCCTGGTGATGGGCGGCGTGGCGGCGGAGACGAGCAAGAAGCTGCTCGCCGGGTACGTGGCTCCCAAGGACACGCCGCCCGCGTGGGACTCGGGCAAGGCCGTGGAGCCGAACGAAGCGGTCGTGGTCAGCCAGAACTGGGACGAGATCCGCCGCACGATGTGGAACTACGTGGGCATCGTGCGCACCGACAAGCGCCTGCAGCGCGCGCGTCGCCGGCTCGAGGTGCTGCGCGAAGAGATCCGCGACTACTACTGGCAGTTCAAGGTCACGCGCGACGTGATCGAGCTGCGCAACCTGGCCGACGTGGCCTGGCTGATCATCGAGTGCGCCAGCCGTCGCAAGGAGAGCCGCGGCCTGCACTTCACCCTCGACTACCCGAACCGCGACGATCACAACGGCAAGGTCGAGACCGTGATTCGCCGATAG
- a CDS encoding RNA polymerase subunit sigma-70, whose translation MVTRDDEAWLARFHAGDRSVLEACYREHFAAVDRVVAGMLGVADRETVIHEVFFRVLSSAELRQSFTGGSMSAWLRTLAKNQAIDLLRAQGRNVPLEAALQVEARIDDQPDVDGDLHAKRLVERFQREVLPMAWAGVFEKRFLAQLDQRAAAAALNISRTTLAYRELRIRAMLRRFVLNAEDE comes from the coding sequence ATGGTCACGCGCGACGACGAGGCCTGGCTCGCCCGCTTCCATGCTGGCGACCGGTCTGTCCTCGAGGCGTGCTACCGCGAGCACTTCGCCGCCGTGGATCGCGTGGTGGCGGGGATGCTCGGCGTGGCCGATCGCGAGACCGTGATCCACGAGGTCTTCTTCCGCGTGCTCTCCAGCGCCGAGCTGCGCCAGAGCTTCACCGGCGGATCGATGAGCGCGTGGCTGCGCACACTGGCCAAGAACCAGGCCATCGATCTGCTGCGCGCGCAGGGTCGCAACGTGCCGCTGGAGGCTGCGCTGCAGGTCGAAGCGCGCATCGACGATCAGCCCGACGTCGACGGCGATCTGCACGCCAAGCGGCTCGTGGAGCGCTTTCAGCGCGAGGTGCTGCCCATGGCGTGGGCGGGCGTGTTCGAGAAGCGGTTCCTGGCCCAGCTCGATCAGCGCGCCGCGGCCGCGGCTCTGAACATCAGTCGCACCACGCTGGCGTACCGGGAGCTGCGCATCCGCGCCATGCTGCGCCGCTTCGTGCTCAACGCGGAGGACGAATGA
- a CDS encoding cyclic nucleotide-binding domain-containing protein: MTTLAPLLGLTDEEGRKAVPAALFQVAFVGAVALLKSVAAALVVSRASSASLPALYIASAFATALAAGVVPQEGRAPGREMALWGAAILALAGASALGSVLGVLGLYLAGDAFATLNQVRFWARAGELFDVRASRRLFAAFAAASMVGSVLGGGLAQSLARSFGPVPLAALAGVLACGCAPLGIWMDSKGPRKSRGQRAPALPWKVLGHDVLVQRVAVFVGLASVLTVCVDFLFRARAGEVMDERQLASLFGAINVWVGLIAAAFQLVLARPLLDRLGLFHYLGMVPAICAVLAGMSLLFHGLWPVVALKVAEAAGSLSLTPLAVQLLYGPMPDDRRSSARAAIDGLVKKGGLGLGGLALLLAGARVGPLIPALALAVGALLVALLSRLQRVYVNELSARLARAHWDAEIALDAQGRKVLRDALRSPSAGVVLTSLTLLQEVPEELPADALAPLLGHASERVQLRALELAGALGRTELVAPVRSLMHSDKRRVRGQAVRALAQLAAGELASEVEPLLQHEDPGTRGAAIAALWFHPPSRAAAQAALEVMSRPEASDAERRELAFALGSLDAGSAFAHLKRLVDDPEPSVRHLAYASVAKLELVELAPQLLARLGPRGDRVAARMALASLGDAVLPLLEKALNDRDLPLPVRLELPRVLREVGTSAAANALLHSNIDDLALLRHRIGLALSGMRRANPRLALDTDWVKDAIGRRLDAYAHYAPALADLRAALPEKSLLVRAIADRLDQSLEVAFRLVALLAPHDPAMDAHHRLRRGGPSERAFAAELVENVLPDARLRRRMALLIDAYHRHATPGSAERAPERIRELCSSKDPVLAGVARHAAVSLGVKVEASEDAMSEQVVETMFLLEGVELFAGSGVDDLAALAAIARELRVPAGAPVFKKGDPGDRLFIILSGEVRIVSEGHEHFRLGSKDSFGEVSLLDGAPRPADALAANDLHLLAISRQEFLDLVADRPELLQGVLAQLAYHLRLLLEGPGGAKVSLKRPVSAEQRRAG, from the coding sequence GTGACCACCCTCGCGCCGCTGCTGGGGCTGACCGACGAGGAGGGCCGCAAGGCCGTTCCCGCGGCGCTGTTCCAGGTGGCGTTCGTGGGCGCGGTGGCGCTGCTCAAGAGCGTGGCCGCGGCGCTCGTCGTGTCGCGCGCGAGCTCGGCGTCGCTGCCGGCACTGTACATCGCCTCCGCGTTCGCAACCGCGCTCGCCGCTGGCGTGGTGCCGCAGGAGGGCAGGGCGCCGGGACGCGAGATGGCGCTCTGGGGCGCGGCGATCCTCGCGCTCGCGGGCGCGTCGGCGCTGGGCTCGGTGCTCGGTGTGCTCGGGCTCTACCTCGCGGGCGACGCGTTCGCGACCTTGAACCAGGTGCGCTTCTGGGCGCGCGCGGGCGAGCTCTTCGACGTCCGCGCGTCGCGGCGGCTGTTCGCGGCGTTCGCGGCGGCGTCGATGGTGGGCTCGGTGCTCGGCGGCGGACTGGCGCAGAGCCTGGCGCGAAGCTTCGGCCCGGTCCCGCTGGCGGCGCTCGCGGGCGTGCTCGCGTGCGGCTGCGCGCCGCTGGGCATCTGGATGGACAGCAAGGGCCCGCGCAAGAGCCGCGGCCAGCGCGCGCCGGCGCTTCCCTGGAAGGTGCTCGGACACGACGTGCTCGTGCAGCGCGTGGCGGTCTTCGTGGGGCTCGCGAGCGTGCTCACGGTGTGCGTGGACTTTCTCTTTCGCGCGCGCGCCGGCGAGGTGATGGACGAGCGGCAGCTCGCGTCGCTCTTTGGCGCGATCAACGTCTGGGTCGGGCTCATCGCCGCCGCGTTCCAGCTCGTGCTCGCGCGACCGCTGCTCGATCGGCTCGGGCTCTTTCACTACCTGGGCATGGTGCCCGCGATCTGCGCGGTGCTCGCGGGGATGTCGCTGCTGTTTCACGGCCTGTGGCCCGTGGTCGCGCTCAAGGTCGCCGAGGCCGCAGGAAGCTTGTCGTTGACGCCGCTCGCGGTGCAGCTCCTCTATGGACCGATGCCGGATGATCGACGCTCGAGCGCGCGCGCCGCGATCGACGGCCTGGTGAAGAAGGGCGGACTCGGTCTTGGCGGGCTCGCGCTGCTCCTCGCGGGCGCGCGCGTGGGGCCGCTCATTCCTGCGCTTGCTTTGGCTGTCGGCGCGCTGCTGGTCGCGCTGCTCTCGCGGCTGCAGCGCGTGTACGTGAACGAGCTCTCGGCGCGGCTCGCGCGCGCACACTGGGACGCGGAGATCGCGCTCGATGCGCAAGGTCGCAAGGTGCTCCGCGACGCGCTGAGGTCACCGAGCGCGGGCGTGGTGCTCACGTCGCTGACGCTCTTGCAAGAGGTGCCCGAAGAGCTGCCCGCCGATGCGCTCGCGCCGCTGCTTGGACACGCTTCGGAGCGGGTGCAGCTGCGCGCGCTGGAGCTCGCCGGCGCGCTGGGTCGCACGGAGCTCGTCGCGCCGGTGCGCTCGCTCATGCACTCGGACAAGCGGCGCGTGCGAGGCCAGGCCGTTCGCGCGCTGGCGCAGCTCGCGGCGGGCGAGCTCGCGAGCGAGGTCGAGCCGCTGCTGCAGCACGAGGATCCGGGCACGCGCGGTGCGGCCATCGCTGCGCTCTGGTTTCATCCGCCGTCGCGCGCGGCAGCGCAGGCGGCGCTGGAGGTCATGTCGCGTCCGGAGGCGAGCGATGCCGAGCGACGGGAGCTCGCCTTCGCGCTGGGCTCGCTCGATGCGGGCAGCGCCTTCGCGCACCTGAAGCGCCTCGTCGACGATCCCGAGCCGAGCGTTCGTCACCTCGCGTACGCGTCGGTGGCGAAGCTCGAGCTCGTGGAGCTCGCGCCGCAGCTGCTCGCGCGACTCGGGCCGCGCGGCGATCGCGTGGCGGCGCGCATGGCGCTGGCTTCGCTCGGCGACGCGGTGCTGCCACTGCTCGAGAAGGCGCTCAACGATCGCGACTTGCCGCTGCCCGTTCGCCTCGAGCTCCCGCGCGTGCTGCGCGAGGTGGGCACGAGCGCGGCCGCGAACGCGCTCCTGCACTCGAACATCGACGACCTGGCGCTGTTGCGGCACCGCATCGGACTCGCGCTCTCGGGCATGCGGCGCGCGAATCCCCGGCTCGCGCTCGACACCGACTGGGTGAAGGACGCCATCGGCCGCCGCCTCGACGCCTACGCGCACTATGCGCCCGCGCTCGCGGACCTGCGCGCCGCGCTTCCCGAGAAGAGCTTGCTGGTGCGCGCCATCGCCGACCGGCTCGATCAGAGCCTCGAGGTCGCGTTCCGGCTGGTGGCGCTGCTGGCGCCGCACGATCCCGCGATGGACGCGCACCACCGGCTGCGTCGAGGCGGGCCGTCGGAGCGCGCGTTCGCGGCGGAGCTGGTGGAGAACGTGCTGCCGGATGCGCGGCTGCGGCGGCGGATGGCGCTGCTCATCGATGCGTACCATCGCCACGCGACACCTGGCTCGGCAGAGCGCGCGCCCGAGCGCATTCGCGAGCTCTGCAGCTCCAAGGATCCCGTGCTCGCGGGCGTGGCGCGGCACGCGGCGGTTTCACTGGGAGTGAAGGTCGAAGCTTCGGAGGACGCGATGAGTGAGCAAGTCGTGGAGACCATGTTCCTGCTGGAGGGCGTGGAGCTCTTCGCCGGCTCGGGTGTGGATGACCTGGCGGCGCTGGCGGCCATCGCGCGCGAGCTGCGCGTGCCCGCGGGCGCGCCGGTGTTCAAGAAGGGCGACCCGGGCGATCGGCTCTTCATCATCTTGTCCGGCGAGGTGCGCATCGTGAGCGAGGGCCACGAGCACTTCCGGCTCGGGTCCAAGGACAGCTTTGGCGAGGTCTCGCTGCTCGACGGCGCGCCGCGACCGGCCGACGCGCTCGCCGCGAACGACCTGCACCTGCTCGCCATCTCGCGGCAGGAGTTCCTCGACCTCGTCGCCGACCGGCCGGAGCTCTTGCAAGGCGTGCTCGCGCAGCTCGCGTACCACCTGCGGCTGCTGCTCGAGGGACCGGGCGGGGCCAAGGTTTCTCTGAAGCGTCCTGTGAGCGCCGAGCAGCGTCGCGCGGGCTAA
- the pyrE gene encoding orotate phosphoribosyltransferase, with amino-acid sequence MPQNEALARDRARLLELLRTLSFARRKVVLSSGKESDFYIDCKQTSLTAEGHFLIGRLFCALIREHAPDVVGAGGLTLGADPLASAVSLSSYLAGQPLAAFIVRKEPKGHGTGQWMEGRTQFADGAPVAVLEDVVTTGASTLKAIERVQAEGLRVRGAFALVDRLDGGREAVEAAGQKLYTLFTRRDFIPEGS; translated from the coding sequence ATGCCGCAGAACGAGGCGCTGGCCCGCGACCGCGCCCGCTTGCTCGAGCTCTTGCGCACGCTGTCGTTCGCGCGCCGCAAGGTGGTGCTCTCCAGCGGCAAGGAGAGCGATTTCTACATCGACTGCAAGCAGACCTCGCTCACCGCCGAAGGCCACTTCCTCATCGGTCGGCTCTTCTGCGCGCTCATCCGCGAGCACGCTCCGGATGTCGTGGGCGCCGGCGGCTTGACGCTCGGCGCGGATCCGCTCGCGTCGGCGGTGAGCCTCTCCAGCTACCTCGCCGGGCAGCCGCTGGCGGCGTTCATCGTGCGCAAGGAGCCCAAGGGCCACGGCACCGGCCAGTGGATGGAGGGGCGGACGCAGTTCGCCGACGGCGCGCCGGTGGCGGTGCTCGAGGACGTGGTGACCACGGGCGCGTCGACGCTCAAGGCCATCGAGCGCGTTCAGGCCGAAGGGCTCCGGGTCCGCGGCGCGTTCGCGCTGGTGGATCGACTCGACGGTGGTCGGGAGGCCGTCGAGGCCGCGGGCCAGAAGCTCTACACGCTCTTCACCCGGCGCGACTTCATCCCGGAGGGCAGCTGA
- a CDS encoding tetratricopeptide repeat protein yields the protein MAYSPRSIAVSDDEVAPLLAQANELLSANDLDGARVVLERAISAQPKNQKLQSLLGMACFKLGHLDRAAELYELLVRENPVEPTLRVNLGLVYLKMANVPLAIREFQAGVDLAPEHKKAHNYLGLALAQAGEYVAAREAFIAAGSVAMVEKMDRSIAEHGRSHPHHAPEPPPARPTTSANGRNGFHEIETDAEAELEVAAPQRPVTTPAGAVVARPATQDPRGRVMLHGQLAVTELVASVRIDAVPQSPFDVRGEVAAIRVAGEVLTRLEPLVALSGSVGVVPEMKRFRGRATDKPFGRGVRRFARASGEGLILVATEGKHFLPLELGEAAAYFVEEAVFAFEEALTFENGRLPGKSAPDLHLVHLRGHGKVLLAMNGPLRSIAVSPVGPTLVSVDQLVGWLGSLTPKLIAPLPEDGEPAKLAVELTGEGFALLSLAEQTPPHGRPG from the coding sequence ATGGCCTACTCCCCCAGGTCCATCGCCGTGAGCGACGACGAGGTCGCGCCGCTGCTGGCGCAGGCCAACGAGCTGCTCTCTGCCAACGACCTCGACGGCGCGCGGGTGGTGCTCGAGCGCGCCATCTCCGCGCAGCCCAAGAACCAGAAGCTGCAGAGCCTGCTGGGCATGGCCTGCTTCAAGCTCGGCCACCTCGATCGCGCCGCGGAGCTCTACGAGCTGCTCGTCCGCGAGAACCCGGTCGAGCCGACGCTGCGGGTGAACCTGGGCCTGGTGTACTTGAAGATGGCCAACGTGCCGCTCGCGATTCGCGAGTTCCAGGCCGGCGTGGACCTCGCGCCCGAGCACAAGAAGGCGCACAACTACCTCGGGCTGGCGCTGGCGCAGGCCGGCGAGTACGTGGCCGCGCGTGAGGCGTTCATCGCCGCGGGCTCGGTGGCCATGGTGGAGAAGATGGATCGCTCCATCGCCGAGCACGGGCGCAGCCATCCGCACCACGCGCCCGAGCCGCCGCCTGCGCGCCCGACCACGAGCGCGAATGGCCGCAACGGCTTCCACGAGATCGAGACCGACGCCGAGGCCGAGCTGGAGGTCGCGGCGCCTCAGCGTCCGGTGACGACGCCTGCGGGCGCCGTGGTGGCGCGCCCCGCGACGCAGGATCCGCGCGGTCGCGTCATGCTCCACGGCCAGCTCGCGGTGACGGAGCTGGTGGCCTCGGTCCGCATCGACGCCGTGCCGCAGAGCCCGTTCGATGTCCGCGGCGAGGTGGCTGCCATCCGTGTGGCGGGCGAGGTGCTCACTCGACTCGAGCCGCTGGTGGCGCTCTCGGGCTCGGTGGGCGTGGTGCCGGAGATGAAGCGCTTCCGCGGGCGGGCCACGGACAAGCCCTTTGGACGCGGTGTGCGTCGCTTCGCGCGCGCGAGCGGCGAGGGCCTCATCCTCGTGGCCACCGAGGGCAAGCACTTCCTGCCCCTGGAGCTCGGCGAGGCGGCCGCGTACTTCGTGGAGGAAGCGGTCTTCGCGTTCGAGGAGGCGCTGACCTTCGAGAACGGGCGGCTCCCGGGCAAGAGCGCGCCGGACCTGCACCTGGTGCACCTGCGTGGCCACGGCAAGGTGCTGCTCGCGATGAATGGGCCGCTGCGCTCCATCGCTGTCTCGCCCGTGGGCCCGACGCTGGTGAGCGTGGATCAGCTCGTGGGCTGGCTGGGCTCGCTCACGCCCAAGCTCATCGCGCCGCTGCCCGAGGACGGCGAGCCGGCCAAGCTCGCCGTGGAGCTCACTGGAGAAGGGTTTGCGCTGCTGAGCCTGGCGGAGCAGACTCCCCCGCATGGCCGCCCCGGATGA
- the pgsA gene encoding CDP-diacylglycerol--glycerol-3-phosphate 3-phosphatidyltransferase yields the protein MSLRQEFLNVPNYITMARVLLIPLFSYWIYQGDPFDSMLAAITFAVAAGMDALDGFLARKLNKVTTVGKFMDPLADKLMVMSALVLLVRLGRAPSWAVIVLLSREFIVTGLRTIAAGEGLVIAASQGGKWKTGLQLSGLSSLIVHYTYPMFFLFGTWPVDFHRTGIWMLYGSLVPSVTSAFGYFKAFLDEVTKREALAKGPSA from the coding sequence ATGTCGCTGCGCCAGGAGTTTCTGAACGTCCCCAACTACATCACCATGGCGCGGGTGCTGCTCATCCCGCTCTTCTCGTACTGGATCTACCAGGGCGATCCCTTCGACTCGATGCTCGCGGCCATCACCTTCGCGGTGGCCGCCGGCATGGACGCGCTCGACGGCTTTCTGGCGCGCAAGCTGAACAAGGTCACCACCGTCGGCAAGTTCATGGACCCGCTGGCGGACAAGCTCATGGTGATGAGCGCGCTGGTGCTGCTGGTGCGACTCGGCCGCGCGCCGAGCTGGGCGGTGATCGTGCTGCTCTCGCGCGAGTTCATCGTCACCGGGCTGCGGACCATCGCCGCCGGCGAGGGCCTGGTGATCGCGGCGAGCCAGGGCGGAAAGTGGAAGACGGGCCTGCAGCTCTCGGGCTTGTCGAGCCTGATCGTCCACTACACGTACCCGATGTTCTTTCTGTTCGGCACCTGGCCGGTCGACTTCCACCGCACGGGAATCTGGATGCTCTACGGCTCGCTGGTCCCGAGCGTGACCAGCGCGTTTGGCTACTTCAAGGCTTTCCTCGACGAGGTCACCAAGCGGGAGGCCCTGGCCAAGGGGCCGAGCGCTTGA
- a CDS encoding lytic transglycosylase domain-containing protein has translation MWTRISTLVVGLSLALVASTAEASDCIRRIVDADGNETWTNLGVRCGRHGSSTSFSGHSKPRSADAQLQKLAPGSSAPTEFIPNDQTAKYDPYIKEACSKWSMPPALVRAIMNAESNFDPQAMSEKGAIGLMQLMPDTGDHVAVSDIHDPRDNIMGGVRYLRELTNAFDGDMVRVVAAYNAGPNAVKAAGGVPQIPETQDYVRKVLRLYYHYKGEAVPAGIDAIISR, from the coding sequence ATGTGGACGCGGATTTCCACACTCGTCGTCGGCCTGTCCCTGGCCCTCGTTGCCTCCACCGCAGAGGCCAGCGACTGCATTCGTCGCATCGTCGACGCCGACGGCAACGAGACCTGGACCAACCTCGGCGTGAGGTGCGGCAGGCACGGCAGCTCGACGTCGTTCTCCGGGCACAGCAAGCCGCGCTCCGCCGACGCGCAGCTGCAGAAGCTCGCGCCCGGGTCGAGCGCGCCCACGGAATTCATCCCGAACGATCAGACCGCCAAGTACGACCCGTACATCAAGGAGGCCTGCTCGAAGTGGAGCATGCCGCCCGCGCTGGTGCGCGCGATCATGAACGCGGAGAGCAACTTCGATCCGCAGGCCATGAGCGAGAAGGGCGCCATCGGCCTGATGCAGCTGATGCCCGACACCGGCGACCACGTGGCGGTGAGCGACATCCACGACCCGCGCGACAACATCATGGGCGGCGTGCGCTACCTGCGCGAGCTCACCAACGCCTTCGACGGCGACATGGTCCGGGTGGTGGCCGCGTACAACGCCGGCCCGAACGCGGTGAAGGCGGCGGGGGGCGTGCCCCAGATTCCGGAGACGCAGGACTACGTCCGCAAGGTGCTGCGGCTCTACTATCACTACAAGGGCGAGGCGGTTCCCGCGGGGATCGACGCCATCATCTCGCGCTAG
- a CDS encoding PD40 domain-containing protein, with protein sequence MNRNLISILVCALVAGCGLTDFHPAHEGGDDTASSTSMGTTTSGGINSTTTSSGFSTTTTYGGISTTTTGGGFSTSTTSGGISGTTSAGSFGGISTGTSGNGSATTGGACVPASSGPTLIDPAAAWVLTVAPTESVVAVTHDYTVTHCGEGCGYNSHVGTVVLASTCGNAPVTLGTQVDFYSVAFTGDGQHVVYVDDIADPCGSEGNLKIANIDGSNVQLIAQGATFEDYAMAVINTDTFFFFESASSDTFAATLSTGTVTDLGNVGQDQVNFSPSGSAIAIVEPTPNGLGPTLIVEDVSTTARTVIVDGTVESSGNAVWSPDGNHLVFEHGPMAGPPAISVVDAHGGNRVDLPAALSGYMLPVFSSDSGRLAYATQFADGTFGVAVHDLRSGQDASIHGIPANTNDTEYLGNVSFSPDGNLVFVYVIDETNYGNDQLFIGSLQSDFRLVSPALGHVNDNFVVTPDDAHVAVVGEDQMVHVVDLASGLTTDLPGYEVAYEPGTPTPRLLVTSTNLGMYTADGRTELESFNSGVSAIPYGGWLGHDVVLLEANATGTASVMVELDAAGNTRTLASDVTGESWAPIAAPTRIFFNRDASSDPSMAGLWVAPL encoded by the coding sequence ATGAACCGCAACCTGATCAGCATCCTCGTCTGCGCCCTCGTCGCGGGCTGCGGGCTCACCGACTTTCACCCCGCCCACGAGGGCGGCGATGACACCGCCAGCTCGACGTCCATGGGCACGACGACGAGCGGCGGCATCAACAGCACGACGACGAGCAGCGGCTTCAGCACGACGACGACGTACGGCGGCATCAGCACCACGACGACAGGGGGCGGCTTCAGCACGAGCACGACCTCCGGCGGCATCAGCGGAACCACCAGCGCGGGCAGCTTCGGCGGAATCAGCACCGGCACGAGCGGCAACGGCTCGGCGACCACGGGCGGCGCGTGCGTCCCCGCCTCGAGCGGGCCGACGCTGATCGATCCCGCTGCAGCCTGGGTGCTCACGGTGGCGCCAACGGAGTCGGTGGTCGCTGTGACCCACGACTACACGGTCACCCACTGCGGCGAGGGCTGCGGCTACAACTCGCACGTGGGTACCGTGGTCCTGGCGAGCACCTGCGGCAACGCGCCGGTCACCCTGGGCACGCAGGTCGACTTCTACTCGGTGGCGTTCACCGGCGACGGCCAGCACGTGGTGTACGTCGACGACATCGCGGACCCGTGCGGCTCGGAGGGCAACCTCAAGATCGCCAATATCGACGGCTCGAACGTGCAGCTCATTGCCCAGGGCGCCACGTTCGAGGACTACGCGATGGCGGTGATCAACACCGACACCTTCTTCTTCTTCGAGTCCGCCAGCAGCGACACCTTCGCGGCCACGCTCTCGACGGGCACGGTGACCGATCTCGGCAACGTCGGCCAGGACCAGGTCAACTTCAGCCCTTCCGGGAGCGCGATCGCCATCGTCGAGCCCACGCCCAACGGCCTTGGCCCGACCTTGATCGTCGAGGACGTGAGCACCACCGCGCGCACCGTGATCGTGGACGGCACGGTGGAGTCGAGCGGCAACGCGGTGTGGTCTCCGGACGGGAACCACCTCGTGTTCGAGCACGGCCCCATGGCTGGCCCGCCCGCCATCAGCGTGGTCGACGCGCACGGAGGCAACCGCGTGGACCTCCCGGCGGCGCTCTCCGGCTACATGCTGCCCGTCTTCTCGAGCGACTCGGGCCGGCTCGCCTATGCGACGCAGTTCGCCGACGGCACCTTCGGCGTGGCTGTTCACGACCTGCGCAGCGGGCAAGACGCGTCGATCCACGGCATCCCAGCGAACACGAACGACACCGAGTACCTGGGCAACGTGAGCTTCAGCCCGGACGGCAACCTGGTGTTCGTCTACGTCATCGATGAGACCAACTATGGCAACGATCAGCTCTTCATCGGCTCGCTCCAGAGCGACTTCCGCCTGGTGAGCCCGGCGCTGGGGCACGTGAACGACAACTTCGTGGTCACCCCCGATGACGCGCACGTCGCCGTGGTCGGCGAGGACCAGATGGTGCACGTGGTGGACCTGGCCAGCGGGCTCACCACCGACCTGCCGGGCTACGAGGTCGCCTACGAGCCGGGCACGCCGACGCCGCGGTTGCTCGTCACCAGCACCAACCTCGGCATGTACACCGCGGATGGGCGCACCGAGCTGGAGTCGTTCAACAGCGGCGTCTCCGCCATCCCCTACGGCGGCTGGCTGGGCCACGACGTGGTGCTCCTCGAGGCCAATGCCACCGGCACCGCGTCGGTCATGGTCGAGCTCGACGCCGCCGGGAACACGCGCACCCTCGCCTCCGACGTCACCGGTGAGTCGTGGGCGCCCATCGCCGCGCCCACGCGCATCTTCTTCAACCGCGACGCCTCCAGCGATCCCAGCATGGCCGGCCTCTGGGTGGCGCCGCTGTAG